The stretch of DNA AAGGTAAGGGATGGGTTTTACCCCAGAGAGTGTGGGGAGCCTCCCTGGAAGGTCACTGCCTCATGCAGAATTGGCCCCTCATCTGCCTGCAGTGGCTTCTTAgatttcagctgcagagcaacAGTTTTCAGGCTGACGCTTGCAGATTCAGGGGCTGCCAGATTCCAGATGCAACTCTGCATGTGAGGAATTGCTTCCAGAATCTTTTTGCTGGCCCCAGCTGAGCCACAAAGGGGGTGATGCCGCATCAGGCAGAAGGGATGGATTTAGGATGCCCGTAAACTGGGGAGGGATGTtgaatttgctgctgcttcctgcagtgGTTGGGGCTATTTCACTGTGTCACATATACCCCTCATCCTTTCTTGCTCGTGGATATTGAATTTGGGATACAAGCCTGGGAGGAAGAAGCCTTAAAAGCAAGATCTGTCAGAAGGGGAATTGGCCTCCTGAAGCTTTGGGAGCAGCACCCCAATTTGGAAGCATCTGCCCTCTTCCCAAAGGCTTTTCCCAAGAGCTGGCACCAGGGTAAGGAGCAAGGCTTTGTGGTTGGAAGGAATGAGTGTTCACCCTTTTCCAAGAGGCAGGGAATGTTCGCCGACCCTGTAACGTTATCCCTGAGCTGGTACCACAGacccagagctgagcagggaacCAAGACAAGCCCCATGGCCCCAGCCAGGGTGTTGCTGGCACTGAATTTTTGGCTCTGGGAGGGCTGGAAAAACATTATAAAGAAATGAACTGAGTGGGTTTGCAAAAGTCAAGACATGAGGAGTTGCCCAGGGTAGGGTGCAGGATGCACCCAGATCCCTGTGAGGTGTCACACTCATGGGTTAAGGCTCCAGGATTCCTGTTCCAAAGTGTTCCCCCATTATTGCTCCAGTGCTTTGATCCAGTGTCCTGACAAATAGCTGCCGTGGAACCAGAAAGTCATCCAGGCTGAGAAGCCTTTCCTTTATTCCCTGAATTTCTGTCTCGGGGTGAGGgatgctcagccctgccagggagAGGCTCAAGATCTAACACTTCATGATTTTTGAAGGGTAAAAGCTACAATTTTGttctgctacaaaaaaaaaaaaaaaaaaaggaactatACACTATACCAGGGAAAAGCGAATTTGATTTTGTGTCTGAGGGGGTTCAACCCCAAGATTAAAGCGGGATTAGCACAGCAAATTGAGGTGCTCTGAACCGTGTTTTGGGGACTGTGTTAGGACCCTGAGGAGCCAGACTTTGCAGCAGGGTATTTTCAACCCAGCCTTAGCAAAGTATTTCCAGATTCTGTCAAattctagaaattatttttctctaagaTGTGTCTGAGGGTGCAGCTGTAAGGGGGGGGCTGGTGGCACTTGAGGGGCCTTGCTAGGTGTGACTTCTCCTGTTGACCGCAGGCCAGCGCTGTGCCGGATGTGACTCAGTACCCACCCCTACGGAGTCAGTTGGAGCATGTGGCTGGAGACAAAATCTTCTCTCTCCCACGGTGGTTTGGTAGCGCCTGTTCTTTGCTGTGCACGTGGCTGTGTACAAGCAGGGTGTCTTACCAGGGTGGGTTGGAGCTGTGTTTGGGTTAAAAGCCCCCAAAGGAACACAGGTTGAGCCCCTGGCAGGAGTGTGGTGTGTCTGCAATGCCACCTGCATCTCTCTGAGAATAAAATGTCTGCCacatccatcccagcagctctttGGGGACAGGATGTGTGTGGTTTGCAGAGGTGATGCTTAGCTCAGAGCTTGTCATCTGCAGAGGTTGTGGTGCAGAAAAAGACCATAAATGTCCTATTCCTGGGCTCTTGCTGGAGGGGGAGTCTGAAGTGCTGTGTCACCTGTGTGGGCAGTATGGCTTGGCAGCCTCCGGAGAGGACTCTGGCACCGGTGTCACACCTCTGTGCAGTTGGTGGCCCAGGGTCTGTATCCCAGAGCCCTTCCTTTTGCAGATGGAGGGCAGAACCACTTTTGCTGGGCTACAGGAACCCATCCTGTTCCCACACTTCACCTTAATGCCAGGTACAACCCTATCTCTGAGTGTGGATGCATTGCCCAGcctgggagagagggaatgTGGCTCAGTGACACTGGGAGTGAGGAGGGGCTCCTGGCCATTCTCTGGGGGCTCTGGGAGTGGTGGGTGCAGGTTTTTGGtcactgccagccccagctggacCAGTGAGGAGTGTGCTGTGGCTTGGAGCAGCCGCAGGAATTGCCGCAGCCGTGGAGCAGCAGCTTGGCTGGCAGATCTCCCCCCGTGGCAGTGATTTGAGGCTGCTGCCACTGCTAAAATACTTCCAGCATGTGACACTCTCCACAACAAGATTCAAAGGGCTTGTTTGAGAGGGAAATGTTTAATCCAGGGACGGGGGGAGGGATGTGGGGAGTTACAAACAACAGATTGGGAAAAGGATTCATAAATATCTCATCAGAGTGAACTGGGTCACCAGTGTTTGCTGCGACTTGGTGCTGCTGTCTCCGAGGGTTGGATTtgggagggctgggaagcacagcaggTTCCTGCACAGCCTGTCCCTTGCTGTGCAGCACTGAGGCCGTTTGAAAGCATCTGTGACAAGTGACTCTGCTGGCGTGGGGCTTGCGTTGCGTTTTATCACGTTTGCCATGCGTTGCGTCAGGAGCCGGGGGCCGAAATAGCCTGGAAGGGAGCTAAAATCTTCCTTGGGGAGCTGCTCATGGCAGCTGAGGGAACACAAGCTCCTTACGTAAAGCTGCTTTAATATTTATGGTAATATCAGAGGCGGTGCATTACCTCATCATCTCTGCACTTCTCGGGCATGGGGAAAGGCTTAGTCATTACTCTGCCGTCCTTCTCCTGGGTGCTTGCCTGGCATCTCCCCACCTTTAACACGGTTGttccctcagcagctcagaaaaAGGGAGAATTGCTGGTTTTCCCCATTGGAAATGGGGAGTTGAAGCACCGGGAAACAGGATGTGCTGCTCAGTTGCACATCCAGGGGACTGGACACAAATCCTTCCGGCCCTGACAGATCACTCCACAGGTGGCAGAAGGGACAGACACAGACCCCTGAGGACACTTCCCAAAGGACAGGGTGGTCCAAGCTGCATTCCTTAGGGGTTAGAAGAGAAGGTGGAGGAGAGTGGGATGATGAGagtgctgggaaaggagctccctctgctgtgccagagccacCTTTGGCGCCAACTGCTGTTTCCTTAGGGAGAGCAGGGGTCTGTCTGTCCTGTGCACAGGGGGATGAGTGCCTTTCTTCCAGACAGGCAGGAGtgacagagaaaggaagaggagattAGGGAATAAGGGGGAAGATTTGAAGATAAGGTGTTTCCTGCCATCTCTGGCTCTTTCTGCACAGGTCAGACAATGTCAGTAGCTATTTCCAAGATGGATGTTTCCAACTGGAGGACACCTGGCGTGTAGGGACGAACCTTTGTTGCAGAATAAATCCTGATACATAACCCCACTGTGTTGTTAAATCCTTCCTTGCTGCAAGTCTCAGTGTAGCAGTCGAGGACCCGATGGAAATGCGCTGCTTTTCATAACAGAGGGAAAAACTCTATGGATGAGCTTCCCACTGCACCCCAGACCCacaccctggagcagctccttggtCTTGCAGTGTGACTGACTTTCTCTTCCAAATGGAAGCAGTAGGAGAGGATGAGACGAtttggggatgggatggggctgtccctgcagagggaaggggcCATCCtgatggagctgtgctgtggcacagcttAGCAGTGACTCATCCGCTCCGTTCGGTGCAGGATTGATGCAGCTTTCATCTGTGCACGCAGGAGACAGATGAATAGATGTGTTTGGTGATTTGCTGGGATTTGAGGCAGGAAAGGTGCCCTTCAGGGAGCCAAAGGAAGCTGTTCCTCTGTTGGTCTGTTGCTCTGGCAGAGGGCAGCTTGTTGCACTGGGTGAGTCCAACTGCACTGACCTTGGGAGCATCCCAGGGGAGCTGTGGTGTTTGTGTGCCAatccttgcagcagcagcaatttggaaggctttccttttcctttttctcctttatcaTCCCTGGTTTTATTATGCCAGCTCCCTCTTCCCAGCCCGGGAAAGAGCTGCGTAGCTGCTGGCAATGAGAACCTCCCTGAAAGGGCACTGATTGTTAAACAGAAATagcatggagcagggaaaagggagggaatgAAGCCTGTCTCCCACAAAATCTTATTCccaagtgctgctgcctgtgtaggaggcagagagggagctGGAAGGGGGAGGAATGGGTAGACAGGCAGAGACAGCAACTGAcaagagagaagggaggaaTAAAAAGATGTGAGGAGCtataaagaagaaagcaaaggtaGGAAAATGTGTTATTAGAGAAAAACTTGGTGTGATGGAATGAGGCAAGAGGAGGAGACAAAGGAATGGGGGGGAACCCTTGTATGCAGGCTTAGTTTTTGGAAATGAGGAAAGCACCTCTCTTCAGTCTGGGGGAGACAGAGGTGCTTAAAGGTGAGCCCATTGTCATGCCTTTGGAAGTACAGGATGGAGACAAGAGATGATTCCCAAGGTAGGGAGCTAAGAGCACACAGAAGATGGTTAAGTACTGGGATGGAAGAAGATGTGCTGCTAAGGGTACCCAGGacccagaggaggaggaggagtcaGGCCAGAGGGTCTGGAGAGGTGCTGGGTGATCCTGTGGCTACTTGCAGTGATGGAAAACCACAGACAAAAGCCCTTTTATGCAGGCACTTAAGAACTGCCAATATTGATTTTTGGCTTAGTTTGGTTTCTACatcttttaaaaccttttctaAGCTGCATGAGgggtttttgttgcttttagtGGAGATTCACTTAGAATCAGGAAATTCTGTTTGTGGCAGTGCAGGGCATGGTGGCAGGACAAAGCTCCACAGCCCAGCATGGGCTCCAAGCGAAATCAGCTTTCCTGCCCCCAGGAATCTGGATCAGTGAAGGGTGTGGATAAACCCTGAGgtgcctgggctgtgcagggtcCCCCTTTCTCAGCAAAAAGGTGAGTTTGCCCTCTCTGTGATTTACCTCACCATCTCTGTAGGCTGCATATGGTTTTCCTAGGGAAAGAGCAGAAGTTTAATGCTTGGTCCATGTGCTGTAACCACATGGATATCAGTGTGTGAGTGGCCCAGTTAACTGATatcaaagcaacaaaaaaggtaatttaatatttatgctATGATTAATCTGACTCTTCCTGCTTTAACCTCTGAGCCCACTTCAGCTGTGGGCTCCTCTTactatttctttgtgtttcattgTACCAGAttgaaaaaaaggataaattgATCCCAAACCAGAGGAGCAGAGTCCTGGGAGTGACTGTGTGCAGCCTCAGCCCTGGATTTATGTAGGACTTGTGCTGACAGAGCAGTATGGATGCTCTCTGGAAGCACAGGAAAAGGTGAGGCAGGTGATACCTGCAGAAATATTACAGAATGAGCACcaagaggaaaatattcttgCACTTGGCCAGGCCTGCGTTTCCTTCCCAAGTCGCAAGCCACAGTGATGTCTGAAGCTGGGTGAACATCTGGGGTGGGGTCTGTGTGCTACAAGATGCCCAAGAGTCTGATAACACACTCAGCAAACTCTGAGAGTGGCACAGTTTGGGCTTTCCAAAAGGGTTTAGTATCCCAAACTAGGGAATGCAAGCATTGTCCAGCTGCAGTCAAtgagaaatacagttttatgGTCAGTGGGCTTGGTGCAGTGTGAGGAGCTGGACTGGaagatccttgtgggtcccttccaacttgggATATTCTGTGAGAGCTATGGAATTTCATGATTTTGGTGCTGCAGTTCCCCCagtctgctccagctgcctggcactggagcagctgaTGGCCACCAAGCAATGGcaagggagagcaggagagggaggtgTTTCCATCTTATACTTAGGAGCCATAAGGTGTTGCCCAGCTTTGCTCGAGACCCAAACCTGGCATTTCTGTGAGATTTCCTCCATTCCTGCCTAAATGGAGATGAAAGACCCACATTTGTCAGCCTCTTTTCCAGAAGAGTCAGCAGCACAGATCATTGCTGCATCCCTGGGACTTTGTTCCTGTCATTAGAGGAGTGATCTGCCCTTTGAGCTGCTGTGGAAGGAACCTCTGCTTGCTGAGGTTTTTGAGGAGCCTCTTCAGCTCTCGATCCAGACAATGAGCTCTGATTTCACTTAGCAGGCAGAAagctcccggcaggctcctggcagcccTGAAGGTCAGCGGGGAGCCAGCAAAGCTGGCAGCTCAGATCCGGTGCTGCCTCCTGGTTACTCTTTATTTCCCCATCTCGGAGCTGATGTGGTGCTGAACTGCCAGAGCCTGGTGGCAAAATGCCCAGTGCATTGTCCTCTCCTCCCATCACATGGAAGTGCAGCCACAGGAGCTCCATCCTCAGAtcaccctgccctgccaggtTTGTGGGGTGAGGTTGTTGTGGTGGTTTTACGTCTCCTCAAAGCCCACTTTGTCCCTTTGCTGAATTCCTGTGGTGCAGCCGTGCTGTTCACCTCTTCCATCACTGGGGAAGAGAGCCCCAGCTGATCACCAGCATCCTGTTTGGCTCCGTAGGCAAGTCCAGTAAACCCTGAAAGAAGACAGGAGTGAGATGTCTCTATCACCAAGAGATCAGCTCTGCAGTAAATCCATGCAGTCAATTCTCTGTTTTGCACCAGCTGAGGATCTGgcacttgctttgttttgctgttgctcCACCAAAATGCTGGCAGGAATAATCCTTTTATCCCTGATACCTGTGAATACTGAGGAACTAATCCTGGTTTTCCTGCAGTACACATCTGAAGGGAGAGTATCACACAAGATCACTTATTAACCACTTCCTAAATGAACCTTGGGTTAGTGCTGCGAAAGGAAGGGTGGAGGGTGAGACAAGCAGGGAGGATCTATCCATCTGCTTTCCCATGGAACAAAGTGTTCTCTCCTTACCCAGAAGGAATGGAAAGGGTGAGCAAAGGCAAAGTAAGGTTTATTTGGTTGGATGTGAGTTTGTCATCGCTGACAAATGgcctcacacacacagagccccgATGGACTTGGACTATGGATGCCCAGATGTGGCAGCCATAGATGACAGTCAGTCCAACTTGTTTGATGTTCCTGtttgatattaggaaaaagtccttccctgtgagggtgctgaggccctggcactCATtgaccagagaagctgtggctgccctgtccctggaagtgtccaaagccaggctgtaCAGGGCTTGGAGCCCTCtgatccagtggaaggtgtccctgcccgtggcttGAATgaggtgagctttaaggtcccttccaacccaggctaTTCTCTGGTTCTGTGATTGTTGTAGGCACAGAGCCTGTAGTAAATGCTATGAATGGAGTTCACAGTTCTGAAAGAAGGAGCcaacagtttttcagttttcctttctttcctcctccgTCACCTCCAGGCAGAGCAACACTGGCTCGCTCTTCCCTGTCACTCACCTCTCcttgctctgcttcctcctccagGTGCTGTATCATGTCCAGGTAGGACACTGCCAGTGTGACAAGCATCCCTAAACAACTGCTCCCAGGCCTTGAGCTCGGGTGgctcctctgcttcctgcagcagccaggcaaaGGAGAAGAGCTGGGATAGCTCCGCACATCCACTTGCTGCTCACAGCACCCCTAGGATGGATTCCAAAGGCAACGTCCGAAGTGGAAGCAAACCTGATGCCAAGGCCGCCAGCTCCGGGAAGCCAGAAAAGCCCAACCCTGGTCCTGCCACAAATGCAGACAAGAAGGAGGCCCCCAAagagcagcctgctcctgccacagccaccaAGAAGGCAGGCGGTGACGCCGCTGTCGCCAACAACCACAGCAACCTGAAACCCAGCCCCGCCGCCACAGAGATGCAGGAGGCCAGTGGCCAGTCCCCTGACTCTGACCACAAGGGAAACAGCTCCGAGGAGTCACCGGGCAGCTTCTTCGACAACATGAAGCCCTTGATCATCGTCGGAGGAGTGGCGGTGGCTGCGCTGGCTGTGATTGTGGGAGTGGCATTCCTAGCCCGGAAAAAATGAAGACCAAGACAGGGTGGGGATGAGAAACCCAGCCCAGCTGTACAGCTCCTTTTGAGACAAATGCATGCAGAGAAATTCTATACATAGCTATATATATAGAGAGTGAGCTAGATAGGTCAACAACAAACACCAACTGCAACTCCAGGGTCTTGTTCAAGACAACTGTGCCAGTCTGACCCGCTGTGGGTAACTCCATGCACTCAGTGTGTTCTTTCATGTAATATATCTTGGCTTATACCACCGTGTATAGATTACAGCTTCTCCTGATCGGTGTAAATGACGGTGTCCCCTCCCCTCCACTGCTGTCCTTCCTGGGAGACaccccccccttcccccttgCAGTCCCGTTTTCAAGTCCAAAGTGTTCTACGTCCCATCTGGAGTCCCCactttgtgttttggtttctgtttggTTCTGTTTTAACTTGGGCTGTGGTAAAGAAGATGGAAGGGAAGTGCTAAGGCTCAGCTCGTGTGTTGCGCTGGGCTGGGGATGTTTGTCCTGCCACCCTGGGACAAGGGAAGTGCAGGGGCAGTGGCAGGGAAGAGGCAACTCCCTGACCCAACAGCCACGGGCAATCCCTATTCGGTGTCTGTGTACCTGCTGCTCACCGTCCCACCTTGGAACATCCGCCTGGGAAGTGCCCCGGGGGAACCAGGGCGGCTGCAGGCAGAGACTGCAGCGTGGCAGAGCCGAGTGTGAGCCTGGGATGTCACATCTGGTCACTCCTctggctgagctgccagcagaaCAGTGaccagaggggctgtgctgtggccCGGAGAAGTCCCATTGCAGTCTTCAGGATCCCAGGGCTCGCCAGGGTCACGTGGGCAGTGTTTGGGATAGAGAGACTTTGTTTTGGATCTAGTATTTCCTAAAGCTAGGCTGGGCTTTGCAGGGTGCTGTGGCCTCAGTCCAACCTCCCTCGAGGTTGGCTGGAGTATTTGTCTTCATTCTTTTGGGCTTTGGATAAGGATTTTCACCGAATTTCTTTCCCCAACTGAAGGCTGTGGTCTCTCAGCACATGGGAagacaggaaaaggggagaCAGGAGCTGGTCTTAGGGGCAGAGAGGACCTGGGACCCCATGACAGTAACACTGTCCTACCTGCTGTATACCAGGGAAACCCCTTTCAAGGGCACTGGAGTCTGTCCTGGGTGGATTTCTTACCTCCCTCTTGTGACAGTAGTAGCAGGGATTTGTAACTCGTCCACGCtttggaaatggaaacaaattcCCAGCCCTCAGGAGCAGCCTGATTTCATGGGTGAGTACCTTGGCTCTAAAGCCAGACCTTGtgagggggaggagagagggtGTTTAGTGCCTTTGTTCAATGCTCAGCACTAAACAGCAAGAGGTGAGGAGATCTGGCTCTGAAAGCTTCCATTAGGCTTCTCTTGGCTGCTGCAAAGAGTGTTATAAAAACCCCTTACATTTTGGGTTTAAGTTGGATCAGAGATTAGGCGAGGTCCAACAGGAGCTTGGCAGTGGCCACAgcccatgggcaggggcaggagtgATGATTAGAGAGAGGCTGTGACACAGAGGGGTGAATTCTGTTACAGAGCCTGTTGTGCAACTTTGGCTGAGATGGATGGGGGAactcaggggctgcagggatAGAAGGAGGTGTGCATTCCTCAGGTGCTGCCTCTGGCACAGTCCCTGGACAGgatggtggggggggggggagtaTAACCCGACCATAACCTGACCGGGCAATTCTCTTGGGTCATATCTGTCTTACTTACCTCCAAATCTGACTTGCTGAATGCACATGGTCTTGGAATGCATGACTATTCCTATGGTGGGCTCAGAAAATATTCCCGAAGGTGCATGGCCTCTGGGAATATCAGATGCCATGTCCTGGTGCAGCAGGAGGTTGATACCTCCACTTTTGCCAGCACAGAGACAAGGGTGGGTGTGTCGGGCTCACAGGAGTTTTGGGAAACAGGGCTACAGCTCCAGGTGAGATCCTGGTAGCCTAAAGCACTCTTGGCATGAACTGTGGATGTGTCTACCAGCAGCAGTGTGTCACTTACAGCCTGGGGAAGGGTTAGAAGCAGAAGGGTCCTCTTCTCCCCTCAGATCTCTGAAGCACAACTTTGCAGGGAAATTTTCACAGGAAGTTTAGCTTACATTgctcagaaggaaaggaaatcacCCCCTCCTGCTCCGGTTCACGTTTTGCCAAGTAGGGTGGTGATTTCAGACAGTGACGTCTGTTTTCAAGAGATATTTCTACCTttcctgtcccctccctccctctcagcTCTGGCCTAGGATTGTTTTTGCAGTGTGTGACATTAGGCACAGCATCTATCTATTCTGCCCTGACCAGCATAGATAGATCGAGGGAGGAAAATGAAGCACTTGCTTTACTCGAGTCTCCAGTTTTactttctaaaatgtttatttccttgTCTTCACCTTTGGCAacagaagaggggaaaaacagtTCTCAGCCAATGGCCTTAACCTTTTCTCCATCTCCAAACCCTGCCTGCCCTTAGAGCACTCGGATGCAAGGCCACCAGTTTCATCCAGAAACACCACAGAGGTGGCGATGGGGCTGCGGCTCCTCATCTGGGCATGTCGCTCATTcgagccctccctgcacagcaaaCCTGGTATGTCCTGTTTGAAAGGGATTTTTGAACGTAGTGTGTCCAGTTCCCAAGGGATTTTCCACTTCCTATGTTCACTTAGCAGTCTGCTGTCCAGGTTCAGCACCTGGAACCCACCTCTTTGGCAGTTTGGTTTGGAAAACgcctgtctgtgtgtgtgtgtgtgtgcaccgCCCTGCCTTGAAGCACATcctgcgtgtgtgtgtgtacaaaCCTTTGTGTCGTATATTGCAGTCTGGCGGGGGAGAGAATCCAAGCTGGAGATGCCCCTTCCTTTGTTCCCTGCATTCACACCAAGTGTCTGTGATGTCTTCTCTGTGCCATTCCCACCACGCCATGCAGCTCCTGAATTCCTTTCCGCTCCTGGTTTCTCCTCAGTGCAAGGAATGTCTGGCTGGTGAAGTTCTGAGTGTGTGGTGTGCCCGTCGTGCTCAGAGCCCCgagcccctgctcccctccctggATAGTCATGTGGGctctttgctttaaaatgagGCACTTTTAGAGTATCCTGGACTGTGCTGTAGCGCTTTTCCAAGTGTGAGTCTAGTGTTGAGCCGGGCAGATCCAGTGTAGATGCCACAGTGCGCCGCAGCCCTGACTTGCAAACACCTCCTTTCCTGCCTtactgtgccaggctgtgcagTGCTTTCGTTCTGAGCCAAAAATGTCCAGCGAGCACCAGGCCGAGGGAGCAAATCCCCCTCTCTCAGCCCCAAATCTGTCGAAGCAGAAGGCTTAAATGACTGAACTCGCTGTGCTAAATAAATAGTTGTCTTTTCTCATACTGAGCACACGCCGTTATTTGCTTGATGTCCTtctttgtgtggtttttgtGGTATGAAGTCCTTCCAGTGACATCTCTGTGGGGAGAGTGAATTAACGCTTAAAACTAATCAGAGTCTGTGCTTGGGGTTTGAAGAGATCTAGATTGCTAGTTTACTCTTTTGATCAAGTCGATAAATTATAAATTGGCAAAACTGGTTTCAGACCTTTCAGCCTATCACCAAAACTCTCGATTCAATCACTGCACCCGATCTCAATCTCTTTTTAGGGAATCATAAATTTTAGTTGAATATAAAGATGTCATTATGCTGTCTTGGACAACTCAGTAGAAggttttttgctgcttctaTTTTAAGAGAGATGAAATGGATTAtgcttctgcttcctcttcctATTTATTTAATACCCTGTGGATAAGTCCTGTTATTCctcacagtgctgcagcaggatgcaAACAAATCTGGCAGCCAGGGGATaatgcagcagcatttttgaGAGGGTAAGAATGCATTCCTGCAGGTGCTGTTCGCCTGGGGCTCACTTAAAGCACTCAACAGTCACGTGCCCTGAAGCATTTCTTAGATCCCTTGGGCTGGGTGATAAATTAAACATCCATTTGTGTCTCTGAAAGATTAAAGTTTAAGGGTTGATCCATAGAACACTGAAAACAAGGGTAAT from Corvus cornix cornix isolate S_Up_H32 chromosome 5, ASM73873v5, whole genome shotgun sequence encodes:
- the CEND1 gene encoding cell cycle exit and neuronal differentiation protein 1 — encoded protein: MDSKGNVRSGSKPDAKAASSGKPEKPNPGPATNADKKEAPKEQPAPATATKKAGGDAAVANNHSNLKPSPAATEMQEASGQSPDSDHKGNSSEESPGSFFDNMKPLIIVGGVAVAALAVIVGVAFLARKK